The Gammaproteobacteria bacterium DNA segment CCTCGGCGCTGACCGTATCGCCGGGCTTGACCAGGATTTCGATGACCTCGACACCGGAAAAGTCGCCGATGTTGGGCACCTTGATTTCGATGACAGTGCTCACGGTGATTACGCCAGGGTCTTCGGGTCGGCCAGCACGCCGCACAGAAAGGTCGTGAACCGCGCGCCGTCCGCACCGTCGATGACCCGGTGGTCGTAGGACAGCGCCAGCGGCAACATCAGCCGCGGCATGAATTCCTTGCCGTTCCACACCGGCTGCATCTTCGAGCGCGACACGCCGAGGATCGCCACTTCCGGCGCATTGACGATCGGCGTGAACTTGGTGCCGCCGATGCCGCCGAGACTGGAGATCGTGATGCAGCCGCCCTGCAGGTCCGCGGGCTTCAGCTTCTTGTCGCGCGCCCTGGCGCTGATCTCGCCGAGTTCGACCGCGAGGTCGACCAGGCTCTTCCGGTCGACGTCCTGCACCACCGGCACGACCAGCCCGTCCGGCGTGTCGACCGCGATCCCGACATTGAAATATTTCTTGAACACCAGGTTCTCGCCGCCGGCATCCAGCGACGAATTGAAGCGCGGGTATTCCTGCAGCGCCTTGACGATCGCCTTCATCAGGAACACCAGCGGGGTGATCCGGATGTCCCTGGCCTTGTACTCGGCCGCCATCGCCTTGCGCTGCGCCTCCATGTCGGTGATGTCGGCCTCGTCAAACTGCGTCACGTGCGGGATCGTGACCCAGTTGCGGTGCAGGAACTGGCCGGTCAGTTTGTTGATCTTGGTCAGCGGCCGGGTCTCGACCTCGCCCCATTTGGCGAAATCGATCGCGGGCAGCGGCGCGACCTGCAGGCCGCCGGCCGCCGGCAGGCCCTGGGTCATGACCTGTTTGACGAAGGCCTTGACGTCGTCCTGGGTGATCCGGCCCTTGCGCCCGGAACCGCCGACCCGGCCGAGATCGACACCGAGTTCGCGGGCGAACCTGCGTACGCCGGGGCTGGCGTAGGCCCGGGCGAATCCGGCCTCGTCGAACCGGCCCGGCGCCATCATCGGCGTCGTTACCGGCGCTGCCGGTGATGGCGCGGCCCGTACCGGCGCCGCCACGGGCGCGGCCGGCTTCGTCGCGACGGGCGGTGACGCGGGAGCGGGCGCGGCGGCCGGCGCCGCCTTCACTGTCCCGGTCGAAGCCGCGGCGGTGGCGCCGCCGGCGCTGGGCTCGAGCAGCAGGATCAGACTGCCTTCCGAGACCTTTTCACCGACCTTGACCTTGAGCTCCTTGACGGTGCCGGCCTCCGGTGACGGGATCTCCATCGAGGCCTTGTCGGACTCGACCGAGATCAGCGAATCCTCGGCCTTGACCGTATCACCCGGGGCGACCAGGATCTCGATGACCTCGACATCGGAGAAATCGCCGATATTCGGCACCAGAATCTGCTTGCTCATGACGGGATTCCCCTGCGGCTATGCATACAGGGGATAGGTCTTTTCGGTGTCGATGCGATACTTCGCGATCGCCTCGCCGACCTTCGCCAGCGGGAACCTGCCCTCGTCGGCCAGCGCCTTCAGCGCCGTGATGACGATATGGTGGCTGTTGACCTCGAAATGCTTGCGCAACTGGGCGCGGGTGTCGCTGCGGCCGAAGCCGTCGGTGCCAAGCACCTCGTAACGTCCCGGCACCCAGCGCCGGATCTGCTCGGCATAGTTGCGGATATAGTCGGTCGCCGCGATGAACGGGCCGCCGCGTCCGGCAAAACACTCGCTGACATACGGAGTCCGCGCCGGCGCGGTCGGATGCAGCCGGTTCCAGCGCTCGACCGCCTGGGCCTCGCGGGCCAGCTCGTTGATACTGGTCGCGCTCCAGACATCGGCCTGCACGCCCCAGTCGGCGGCCAGCAGCTCGGCGGCGGCGATGACCTCGCGCAGGATCGTTCCGGAGCCGAGCAGCTGCACCTGTGCGGCCGCGCCCTGCTTTGCGGCGCTGAACTGATACAGTCCCTTGATGATGCCCTGCTCGGCCCCGGCCGGCATCGACGGGTGGTGGTAGTTTTCGTTCATCGCCGTGACATAGTAGTAGACGTTCTGCTGCTCGACATACATCCGGCGTAATCCGTCGTGGATGATCACGGCCAGTTCGTAACTGAAGGTCGGATCGTAGCTGATGCAGTTCGGAATCGTCCCGGCCAGCACCAGACCGTGGCCGTCCTGGTGTTGCAGGCCTTCCCCGGCCAGCGTGGTACGGCCGGCGGTGCCGCCGATCAGGAAACCGCGCGCCTGCATGTCGCCGGCGGCCCATGCCAGGTCACCGATGCGCTGGAAACCGAACATCGAATAATAGATGTAGAACGGGATCGTGCTGACACCGTGTGAGCTGTAGGCGGTCGCGGCCGCGATCCACGACGACATCGCGCCGGCCTCGTTGATCCCTTCCTCGATGATCTGGCCGCTCTTGTCCTCCTTGTAGAACATGATCTCGTCCTTGTCCTGCGGCGTGTACAGCTGCCCGACGGACGAATAGATCCCGAGCTGGCGGAACATGCCCTCCATGCCGAAGGTGCGCGCCTCGTCGGGTACGATCGGCACGATGTACTGGCCGATCTTCTTGTCGCGGCACAGCAGCGTCAGCAGGCGGACATAGGCCATCGTCGTCGACATCTCGCGGTCACCGCTGCCCTCGAGCAACGGCGCGAACACCGACAGGTCCGGGATCTCGAGCGGTGGCGCCTGGGTGCGGCGCGCCGGCAGGTAGCCGCCCAGCGCCTGACGGCGCTGATGCAGATACTGCATCTCCGGGCTGTCCGCCGGCGGCATGTAGTACTTGCCTTCGGCCGCATCCTCGTCGGACAGCGGGATGTTGAAGCGATCGCGGAACGCGATCATGTCCTCGGCCTGCAGTTTCTTCTGCGAATGGGTGCGCATCTGGCCTTCGCCGGCCGCCCCCATGCCATAACCCTTGACCGTGTGCGCCAGGATCACGGTCGGCTGGCCGACGTGATTGACCGCGGCATGATAGGCCGCGTACACCTTGTGCGGATCGTGGCCGCCGCGGTTCAGCGACCAGATGTCGGCGTCGGTCATCTTCGCGACCATGGCCTTGAGTTCCGGATACTTGCCAAAGAAGTGCTCGCGCACATAGGCGCCGTCCTTGGCCTTGTAGTTCTGGAAATCGCCGTCGACGGCCTCCATCATGCGCTGCTTCAGCAGACCGTCCTTGTCGCGGGCCAGCAGCGCATCCCAGTAGCTGCCCCACAGCACCTTGATCACGTTCCAGCCGGCGCCGCGGAAGATCGCCTCGAGTTCCTGGACGATCTTGCCGTTGCCGCGCACCGGGCCGTCGAGCCGCTGCAGATTGCAGTTGACGACCCAGATCAGATTGTCGAGCTTTTCGCGCGACGCCAGCGAGATCGCGCCGAGGCTCTCCGGTTCATCGCATTCGCCGTCGCCGAGGAACGACCACACCTTGCGGCCGTCGGTGTCGGCCAGCTTGCGGTCGCCCAGGTATTTCATGAAGCGGGCCTGGAAGATCGACATGATCGGCCCCAGTCCCATCGACACGGTCGGAAACTGCCAGAAGTCCGGCATCAGCCACGGATGCGGATACGATGACAGCCCGTTGCCGTCGACCTCCTGGCGGAAATGATCCAGTTGCTCTTCGGTCAGCCGGCCTTCGAGAAACGCCCGGGCATAGGTGCCCGGCGAGGCATGTCCCTGCGAGAAGATCAGGTCGCCGCCGAAACCTTCGCTCGGCGCGCGCCAGAAATGGTTGTAACCGACGTCGTACAAGGTCGCCGCCGAGGCAAAGGTCGCAATGTGGCCGCCGAGTTCCGAGGCCTTGCGGTTGGCCTTGACGACCATCGCCATCGCATTCCAGCGAATATAGGCGCGGACCCGGTCCTCGAGCGCCGGATCGCCCGGCATCGGGACCTCAAGCTGGGTCGGGATCGTATTGACGTATGCGGTGTTGGCCGAAAACGGCAGGTGCGCACCGGTCCGGCGCGCGATGTCGATCATCTGCTCCAGCAGGTAATGGGCACGCTCGACGCCTTCGTTGGCGATCACGGCCTCCAGCGCATCGATCCATTCCTGGGTTTCGATCGCATCGACATCTAGGTATTCCGCTTGCTGAGACATGGTTCCAACCTCGCTAAACTCGATCAGCCCGGCACTGTTGAGGTCAATCGTCAGCGGTGGAACTTGAACAGAGTGTTCCGTTTGCACAGGCCGATGCAGGCTGACCCTCGAACCGCCGTGGGGACCCGCAGGACCGGTCCCATCACGGCCGCTTATAGGCAATCGCAGTTGTTTTTGCTACGCTTTTTCTCGCCACCGGATCCGATTCGGCGACCGTGCCAAACCATCAAAATTCGGGCAGACATGATCAGGTTTTTCCCCGGTCAGGTCAAGTTGACGCCCGAACTGCCCGGACCTGACAAAAATGAAAGTCACTCTGAAACAACATGATAAAGTCCCGGGCGCCGCGCCGCTGGCCGCGCTGGAACACCTCGTCGTGCTGCTGCCCGCCTCCCGGCGCCACCGGCCGCCACCGGGGTTCACCGACGCCGGTCTGCTGCTGCAGCGACTGCACCGGGCGCTGGGCGACGACGCCACCGGCCCGTTTGCGACCGATCTGCCGAACCGCCGCGCCA contains these protein-coding regions:
- the aceF gene encoding dihydrolipoyllysine-residue acetyltransferase, which translates into the protein MSKQILVPNIGDFSDVEVIEILVAPGDTVKAEDSLISVESDKASMEIPSPEAGTVKELKVKVGEKVSEGSLILLLEPSAGGATAAASTGTVKAAPAAAPAPASPPVATKPAAPVAAPVRAAPSPAAPVTTPMMAPGRFDEAGFARAYASPGVRRFARELGVDLGRVGGSGRKGRITQDDVKAFVKQVMTQGLPAAGGLQVAPLPAIDFAKWGEVETRPLTKINKLTGQFLHRNWVTIPHVTQFDEADITDMEAQRKAMAAEYKARDIRITPLVFLMKAIVKALQEYPRFNSSLDAGGENLVFKKYFNVGIAVDTPDGLVVPVVQDVDRKSLVDLAVELGEISARARDKKLKPADLQGGCITISSLGGIGGTKFTPIVNAPEVAILGVSRSKMQPVWNGKEFMPRLMLPLALSYDHRVIDGADGARFTTFLCGVLADPKTLA
- the aceE gene encoding pyruvate dehydrogenase (acetyl-transferring), homodimeric type; protein product: MSQQAEYLDVDAIETQEWIDALEAVIANEGVERAHYLLEQMIDIARRTGAHLPFSANTAYVNTIPTQLEVPMPGDPALEDRVRAYIRWNAMAMVVKANRKASELGGHIATFASAATLYDVGYNHFWRAPSEGFGGDLIFSQGHASPGTYARAFLEGRLTEEQLDHFRQEVDGNGLSSYPHPWLMPDFWQFPTVSMGLGPIMSIFQARFMKYLGDRKLADTDGRKVWSFLGDGECDEPESLGAISLASREKLDNLIWVVNCNLQRLDGPVRGNGKIVQELEAIFRGAGWNVIKVLWGSYWDALLARDKDGLLKQRMMEAVDGDFQNYKAKDGAYVREHFFGKYPELKAMVAKMTDADIWSLNRGGHDPHKVYAAYHAAVNHVGQPTVILAHTVKGYGMGAAGEGQMRTHSQKKLQAEDMIAFRDRFNIPLSDEDAAEGKYYMPPADSPEMQYLHQRRQALGGYLPARRTQAPPLEIPDLSVFAPLLEGSGDREMSTTMAYVRLLTLLCRDKKIGQYIVPIVPDEARTFGMEGMFRQLGIYSSVGQLYTPQDKDEIMFYKEDKSGQIIEEGINEAGAMSSWIAAATAYSSHGVSTIPFYIYYSMFGFQRIGDLAWAAGDMQARGFLIGGTAGRTTLAGEGLQHQDGHGLVLAGTIPNCISYDPTFSYELAVIIHDGLRRMYVEQQNVYYYVTAMNENYHHPSMPAGAEQGIIKGLYQFSAAKQGAAAQVQLLGSGTILREVIAAAELLAADWGVQADVWSATSINELAREAQAVERWNRLHPTAPARTPYVSECFAGRGGPFIAATDYIRNYAEQIRRWVPGRYEVLGTDGFGRSDTRAQLRKHFEVNSHHIVITALKALADEGRFPLAKVGEAIAKYRIDTEKTYPLYA